GGTGGGCCCGAAGCCGACCGGAAAAGACCGAAACCCTCGTTCAGGACGGCGGTCCGCCGTCGGCGAGGACGGTGTCGTCGTGGTCGTACGGGGGACTGCAGCAGCACAGGATCCGCAGCGGGACGGCGCGCAGATTCACCAGGCTGTGGACGGTCCCGGGAGGAATGTACACGGAATCCCCCTTTTCGATGACGATGGCGGTTTCCGCCAGGGCGAGCCGCCCCTCCCCTTCCAGGACATGATA
This is a stretch of genomic DNA from Desulfoglaeba alkanexedens ALDC. It encodes these proteins:
- a CDS encoding cupin domain-containing protein, with product MNIVRTRQTEVPPFITKDGSQVRELIHPKVHGNQRQSLAEAVVPPHGATHPHRHLKSEEIYHVLEGEGRLALAETAIVIEKGDSVYIPPGTVHSLVNLRAVPLRILCCCSPPYDHDDTVLADGGPPS